The Colletotrichum destructivum chromosome 8, complete sequence genome includes the window CATCATTGGGTGTCATCTTGCCTCATTAGCAAGAAATCAAAGCTGAATACAGAAATTTTCCTCCACTGGTTGGCAGTGGGAACCAGGTGTCTCAGAACCTAATGGGCGCTGTGACGCGTTTAGGTGGTAGTCATGGCGAAACACTCGTAGCTAGCGTCCCGCCTTCCAGGGCCGGTTTGATCGCATTGTGCATGAGCAACACCAGGAAGTCCGGTTTACCATggggtttggggggggggggacttcCTACGACCTGTTGAAGCTTGGTTGGCATACAAGCAGTCATCTCGCCCCCTTCCCGCTGTTTGTATGTGTTTCATTGACCACTGTACCGTCTCCTGCAGCCAACCCCCCTGATTTCGAACAACTCGGTGAGGCAGGAATCATTGTATAACCCATGCTTGGCAGTGACTGTCCAGGCTATTGAAATTTCTGAGGGCACACGGTATTCATAGCCTTCCCTACGCTGCGGGCAAGCAGCGGAGATCGTTGTTGGGTATTCTGCTCAGATTTCACGCGCGGTATCTGCATCTGTTGCCGCCCGTCTTCGAGGGGGGCCTCTTGGAAACAGGCGATCGACTGCGGAATTTGCTCGAGAAGTACTTTTTCTGAAAGCCGGGCTGTTGTTTGGGATGGCTGAGATACATTCAGGCCTTGGATCCCCTCCGCTGCGCGTTGGTTCTGGACATGACAGAAGCATGGGTGGGGTTGTACGAATGGAGACATTCGGTAGGAGCAAGAATGAGGGCCAGCCGATGTCTAATTTGAAACAGCCGCAGAGACTTCGAAGGCTATGCTGGAAAAGGTGCTACGTAAAAGGTGACGCTGCGGAAGTCAGGCCGATGGTGGTGCgtatgtctgtctgtctaccTACCTCGGTACCTTAGCTCGGGACGGATAGGTACATACCTAAACATTGTGGAGAAACACCGGCCCGCTGTGGATAAGTGTGTAAAAAGAGGTTAGCGCTCGTCTATTTACAGCCCCAGCCACTCAGAAGCCTGGCCACCAATCTCCGAGATCCACTGGTTCATGAACGGCCCCCACTGAGCCCTCCAGGCGCGCGTCTAAACCAACCTTCAATCTCCATCTGGCCATTTTATTCCACTGACAAAGTCGTCCCTGTTTCCAGCGACACCAAGTCGATTCTGCCGGCCATCCGCCCATCTATACGCTCGCCGTGCGAGAGTTTCTGCAATTTCCCGCCGCCACGTCAGGTACCCGGCCGAAATTAGCTCCTGCTTCGCTTTGCTGCGCGTCTACCGCTTCGTCGATCGGGATGGAGACCACCCCACCGGTTCCTAGACAAGTGGTCTACTCAACATCCACAATCATATCGCACGGCAGGCCAAAGGGCTTTGATTCTTAACTTAGTTCGGTTAGCCTCTCTAGCACGCGCTCGCAGTCGTCGCTTGCCTCCAATGCGATGCGGCTATCCTTTCTCATTTCCCTCTTTCGGCCCCATTGGCTCCTCTTCTGCAGTTGCAGTGGCCCGAGTCCGCTCCAACGGTCTGGCGGTTCAGCACTGGAGCCGTCTGCTTGTTTTCACTGTCCAAGCAAGGACTTTCTCGTCTGACTCCACGGATGTTGTAGCATGGTTCAGCCCTATCGCCGTCGGTGCAGCGTCGCAAATGGGGCACTACGAGCGCGGCAAGGCTGGCGCCTGCTCATGTTCATCGTCCATGTCAACGCAGACCCTCTTTCTGACCCCATCATCTTCCAGTTTGAGTCTTTGAGTCCTTCTTCGGGACCCCGGCGACCCGTCCGATCATGCCAAGGGTATCGTAGCCGCCCTCCAGACCCGGCCAATTCTACGCGCCCGACTTCAGACAGACGCCCATCCCCGATGAGATGTCCGGCCAATGTCTGTAGGTCTAGAGCTCGCTTCCCGCTCTTTTGGACACACGAGACGGGTTTCATGGCAGCTCTGGCAAGTCTCTCGGTCTTGTTAAGTCGAGCTGTCTCGTTTCAGATTCTCATGATCCTGGTCTCATCGCAACCGCGCTTCTGCGCCTCTTTGTCCACCCAACCGGCCGTGATATTGCTTAAAGCCAGGGCCAATGTCCAGCTTCTCGATCTTCTTGACTCTGTATTCGCTTGTCAAGACAATTCTCGCCATCTCACAactcttttcttttttcctcgTTCCGTCTCTTTTCCTTATTTCCTTTTCAGTCCTAGTCATCGCATTTCCTAAACCGATTTTCATAGATTTCTTCAGACCACCTAGCCCTCTTTCGCCCCATCCCGTTCATCGCCCTGTCATCAACTCCAATCTTTCCCTGAAACCCCTCCAGGCGAGGAacaggcgacggcgacgacaagaatTAACAAGATCAACACGAGACACTCGCTACCGATCCGTTTCAGCAGTTGAATTAGCAATCTGCTCGCGTTTCCCCCATCCTCATCAAAAGAACCTTTCTCGTTGTCTACTTCTCAATCGACCCTTTTCAAGAGTTACCATGCCCAAACACACGCGGTCATCCAGTTCGAGTCACAACCACTACGGCAATCCGATGCCTGTTTCTCTTGCGCCTGCCGCAAACCCCATTGCCATGTACAACCAGCGCATGACCATGCCGCAGCAGGCTTACTACACCAtgccctcttcttctgctcccatgcagcagcagccgcagccaaCATACGAAAGCTACGCCCCGGTGTCTGCGCCCCCCGTCTCCGTGCCCCCGATGCAGCACCGAGCCTCCTCGGGCGCATGGACTCCCCAGGATGACCAGCAGCTGCTCGCGGCCCGCGCCCAAGGCCTTAACTGGGGCCAGATCCAAATGTCCTACTTTCCCAACAAGACCCCCAACGCCTGCAGAAAGCGTCATGAGCGTCTGATGGAACGCAAAGGGGCCGATGACTGGGACAATCGCAAGCTTGAACGTCTGGCCAAGGAGTACATGGGCATGAGAAAAGAAATCTGGTCCGGCCTTGCAGCCCGCACCGGTGAGAAGTGgaatgtcgtcgaggccaaggtgaGATGATGCCCCGCCCCATGGCACATAACTTTGCAAAATATGTTTGCTGACTTATCCCTCAACTACAGTGCATGTCGAATGGTCTCAAGAATCTGCAAAGCGCATCTCGTGCTGGGGCTAGACGGGAGCGCCTCGAGTCGGGGCAGCCACTACCATCAGGGTATGACGAAGACAGCGGCATCAGCGGCCTCGGGCTTACCCCAGTTGACGAGCTAGACGCGTCCTACAGTAGTCCAGAGACGGTATCCTCCGGACACTCTgccagcggcagcagcacctcggccgcggGCTACGTCGCCTCCCTCCAGCATCTGCAACCACTTCACACCGGACAGTACGGTTATGGACACGCCGGTGCCCACCACGGATACACCagctccgtctcctcgaaCGGTTCGGTCAACGGCGGATACGGTCACGGCCAGTCACAGTCTCCCAGCCCCTACCTCCACCCTCACGGCCAAAGACTGCCCAGCGTGGATATGGGAATTgacgccatcatcaaccggccgggtggcggcggtggtcaGCAACAGCTGTGACCGTGGGGCATTGAGGAAGAGCCATTGAATCGGCGTTGACTTGCGATGCGGTCTTTCTCTTTTGTCCTGTCTTTTTCCTATGctttccctttttcttttccattTCCTTGGCAGTCGGGTATGACACTGGCTCTCGGGCAGCTCGAGGTGGCGTTTCAGGCGTTGCGAGGAGTTTGAACACAGTCAGAAGATGGCATGAGACTTGCCGACTCTGTGGCAGGGAAACCAGACACACCTCTTTCGAGCTCTGGCCGTTTGCCCtggtttccttcctttcttttctgttACCTTTCTCGAGACGAGATTAGCACAAGGGTGCGGACCTTTGCTTCCATTTAATGACGAATGATCGGAATAGCGCCTAGGGAGGGGGTTTATGATACTTGTGTATATTAGCATCTATAGATACCAGAGGACGCAGGCCAGATCGAACAAAAACGGAGAAGAGCTGGGAGAATGCAAATGAATCGTCTTTTACAATACTTGAAAGACAATGCGCAGCCCTTTATTCGGACACCCAGCCGTCTTATAGCCATGACAGGGGGGTTTTGTTACAGAGCAAAAAAGTCGGTATCCTGAACCCGAATATCTAGACCGATGACCGATCCTTTTATGGGACAAAGGAGCACACTATCATACATCCCGCGTTCTACGCCCCTAAAGAGTGACGCCAACCATCCTACCCATCTCGCGGCGTAGGCACAGCGACAGGCATCTCATCTAGCTCATCTTCCCactcatcttcgtcttcgcctACTATGCTGTTCCACACACGGCTCCACATGCCCTTTTTCTGCAGCAGCGCAAGCACCATGACGACGGGCAGGTGCCAGACGCTGGCCCAGAACAAgcccctcgccgagcccTTGTGGCCCTCGTATTTCCAGAAGCGCACAGCTTCACGCGTCAACCAAGCGTTGACCGGCAAGCTCGTCACGGCGAAGCTCCACTCGGTAACGCCCGCAGCGCAGAGCGCCACGCACAGAGGGACAAAAGCTATACTGTACCGGAGAGCCACGCGCGCGTTGCGCGCGGGGTTGGTCCAGGCAAGCATGCGGAGCCCCGCCGCCTTGTACTCCTCCCTGATGGGCCACGAAAGCGCCATGAAGTGCGGGAACTGCCAGGCAAAGAGCAATCCGGCCATGAGCCAGCCGCCGATGGAGCTGCCATCACTGGCCAAGAGTAGCTCGCGCCAGGAGCCATCCCCCGAAGCGGTCTcacccgcggcggcggcccagcCCATGAGGGGGGGGATGCCGCCGACCACGGCGCCCAGCCACGTGTTGGCGGCGCTGAAGGCCTTCATGGGGGTGTACATGCCGGCGTATATGACAATGTTTGCGCCTCCAAGGAAGGCGACAGTAGGGTTGACGCCAAAGTACAAAGCGCCGACGCCGGTCAGGGCCGTGGTGAGGGCgaagaggacggcggccCGCTTGGTAAGCAGTCCCCTGACCAAAGGGCGGTTCCGTGTGCGGGACATCTTGGCGTCGGTCGCGGGCTCGTAGAGCATGTTGAGGGAGTTAGCCGAAGCAGAGCACAGGGCGGTGCCTGTGGTCAAGAAGAGCAGCGTCAACGGGCTGAGTGACGGCGACTCAGTAATGGCAGGCGTGAGGAAGCCAGGCACGGGGTACAAGGCATAGGGTGCCATGGCCGTCAGGACCACGAGGGCAGAGAGTCGGGGCTTCgaaagggagaggagagtcGAGAAGATGC containing:
- a CDS encoding Putative UbiA prenyltransferase family, translating into MRPAPNTLVRPYRLDNVCRQCIRQASSAPQGGIVPLPLMLRRAASTTAAKAAPAVRLSASYFLSNSVLDRTSSRPRPLGSRNSSASVAPSSSSSHVRSEPTTPIDVNHELPHRRRQAARRKAAAVTATEGSAASPSSSPEVPLPQDASSALTTVAARQPAHSARRIFSTLLSLSKPRLSALVVLTAMAPYALYPVPGFLTPAITESPSLSPLTLLFLTTGTALCSASANSLNMLYEPATDAKMSRTRNRPLVRGLLTKRAAVLFALTTALTGVGALYFGVNPTVAFLGGANIVIYAGMYTPMKAFSAANTWLGAVVGGIPPLMGWAAAAGETASGDGSWRELLLASDGSSIGGWLMAGLLFAWQFPHFMALSWPIREEYKAAGLRMLAWTNPARNARVALRYSIAFVPLCVALCAAGVTEWSFAVTSLPVNAWLTREAVRFWKYEGHKGSARGLFWASVWHLPVVMVLALLQKKGMWSRVWNSIVGEDEDEWEDELDEMPVAVPTPRDG
- a CDS encoding Putative SANT/Myb domain, Homeobox-like domain superfamily protein encodes the protein MSSFSIFLTLYSLVKTILAISQLFSFFLVPSLFLISFSVLVIAFPKPIFIDFFRPPSPLSPHPVHRPVINSNLSLKPLQARNRRRRRQELTRSTRDTRYRSVSAVELAICSRFPHPHQKNLSRCLLLNRPFSRVTMPKHTRSSSSSHNHYGNPMPVSLAPAANPIAMYNQRMTMPQQAYYTMPSSSAPMQQQPQPTYESYAPVSAPPVSVPPMQHRASSGAWTPQDDQQLLAARAQGLNWGQIQMSYFPNKTPNACRKRHERLMERKGADDWDNRKLERLAKEYMGMRKEIWSGLAARTGEKWNVVEAKCMSNGLKNLQSASRAGARRERLESGQPLPSGYDEDSGISGLGLTPVDELDASYSSPETVSSGHSASGSSTSAAGYVASLQHLQPLHTGQYGYGHAGAHHGYTSSVSSNGSVNGGYGHGQSQSPSPYLHPHGQRLPSVDMGIDAIINRPGGGGGQQQL